A genomic region of Arachis hypogaea cultivar Tifrunner chromosome 5, arahy.Tifrunner.gnm2.J5K5, whole genome shotgun sequence contains the following coding sequences:
- the LOC140184629 gene encoding F-box protein SKIP23-like: protein MDEINRWADIDEDLLKEISKRFHAYDDYIRLRLVCKEWSLKLLKIPNGNKIPWLLLPDETVKNYSYEDEEIHHLMQLAAADDETLDTCALEEKDIYHIMLPEMQSYNKFIRGSGHGWVIVQSISDGTMQMLNPFTNRSLDLPPVSTLPTIIDYQPDNHGNEYTLWDFRDIKSTLDRDKVHRFQVFKVIINSSPEHDIENFMAVVIFGPNQRLAFYKPGNMRWVEFPTRDKEFEDVIFFQGKIYAINNYGQLYEFDTNTRAGLKGGIHETRPPSEIPLGPLKLKYLIGCTNGSLLMLVRYVDLPLGRSRERKEFETSKFDIYELKRNRKEWSTLDNLGNYILVIGFNSSVQIPVPFLSKGNQIWFADNQIELQSSFYDPIAQDIGIFDLDHGSFQRVLLDVKFFCPPVWLLP from the coding sequence ATGGACGAGATTAATCGATGGGCAGACATTGATGAAGATTTGTTGAAAGAAATTTCAAAACGGTTCCATGCCTACGATGATTACATCCGGCTTCGATTGGTTTGCAAAGAGTGGAGCTTGAAACTTCTAAAGATTCCCAATGGAAACAAAATTCCGTGGTTATTGTTACCTGACGAAACTGTCAAGAATTATTCTTACGAAGACGAGGAGATTCATCATCTCATGCAATTAGCTGCTGCAGATGATGAAACTCTTGATACTTGCGCCCTTGAAGAGAAAGATATTTACCATATCATGCTGCCAGAGATGCAGTCCTACAACAAGTTCATCCGCGGTTCTGGTCATGGTTGGGTGATTGTCCAATCCATATCTGATGGCACTATGCAAATGTTAAATCCATTTACAAATCGTAGTTTGGATCTTCCTCCAGTCTCAACTTTACCCACTATAATTGATTACCAGCCTGATAATCATGGGAATGAATACACACTGTGGGATTTTCGTGACATTAAGAGCACCCTGGATAGAGATAAAGTGCATAGATTCCAAGTTTTTAAGGTTATTATAAACTCATCTCCTGAGCATGACATTGAAAATTTTATGGCGGTGGTGATATTCGGACCTAACCAGCGATTGGCCTTTTACAAGCCTGGCAATATGAGATGGGTAGAATTTCCAACCAGAGATAAGGAGTTTGAAGACGTAATATTTTTCCAAGGAAAAATATATGCCATAAACAATTACGGGcagctatatgaatttgatacAAACACAAGAGCAGGGCTTAAGGGAGGAATCCATGAAACCAGACCTCCATCTGAAATTCCCCTAGGCCCTCTCAAGCTTAAATATCTTATTGGGTGCACCAATGGAAGCTTATTGATGTTGGTAAGATATGTTGACCTTCCCTTGGGGAGATCGAGAGAAAGGAAGGAATTTGAAACTTCCAAATTCGATATCTATGAGttaaaaagaaacagaaaagaatggTCAACATTAGATAATTTAGGTAACTATATACTAGTGATTGGATTTAATTCATCGGTTCAAATTCCTGTGCCTTTTCTAAGCAAAGGAAATCAGATTTGGTTTGCAGATAACCAAATAGAGTTGCAATCATCATTTTACGATCCTATCGCTCAAGATATCGGCATCTTCGACTTGGACCATGGAAGTTTCCAGAGAGTATTGTTAGATGTGAAGTTCTTTTGTCCTCCTGTTTGGTTGTTACCCTAA